A genomic window from Nicotiana sylvestris chromosome 11, ASM39365v2, whole genome shotgun sequence includes:
- the LOC138881679 gene encoding uncharacterized protein produces MAMKAQALADHLAENHVDDEYQPLITYFPDDEVNSVEVIPEDTNAWKMFFDGTINAKGVRIGAILISPTELNPMSAPWPFVAWVIDVIGPIEPKASNGHRFILVSIDYFTKWVEAVTLKTVTKKQW; encoded by the exons ATGGCAATGAAAGCTCAAGCTTTGGCGGATCACTTAGCTGAGAATCatgttgatgatgaatatcagcctTTGATTACTTACTTTCCGGATGAtgaagtaaattcagttgaggtaattccagaagacaccaatgcttggaaaatgttcttcgatggaacTATTAATGCAAAAGGTGTcaggattggggcaattttgatttcaccCACTG AATTAAACCctatgtcagcaccatggccgtTTGTTGCTTGGGTTatagatgtcattgggccaatcgagccgaaagcttcaaatgggcacagattcattttagtttccattgactacttcacaaagtgggttgaagcagtcaCTCTCAAAACCGTCACCAAGAAGCAGTGGTAG